One genomic region from Bacilli bacterium encodes:
- a CDS encoding sugar ABC transporter permease — protein sequence MKFLHKKISRAKIKKNLIGYLLMIPSLFLFGFFVFAPLISNISLSFYSTIGFEKDQFVGFANYAAVFSDANFIAALKNTFLYAFWSLLIGFLLPIFLGLLLSEVTRFKGFFRVTLYLPSIISGIAVVILWTFLLDPAAGAPLNALIKAFGGKPLLFLDDPKMTIPLIVITMTWRGAGSSALIYLSTMQTIGTDLYEAARLEGAGMFQRIRYVTLPHLKPLISTMFIMQMISVLQVFYEPLVMTDGGGPGNSSLSLMLLSYLYAFRDNAPAKAAAVGVILSFIIIVLTVVYFMVTNRQAKGENK from the coding sequence ATGAAATTTTTGCATAAAAAAATAAGTCGCGCCAAAATAAAAAAGAATCTAATTGGCTATTTACTGATGATACCATCGCTTTTTCTTTTTGGCTTTTTCGTTTTTGCTCCGCTTATAAGCAATATTTCTCTATCATTTTATTCGACAATCGGTTTTGAAAAGGACCAATTTGTAGGTTTTGCAAACTATGCGGCCGTATTTAGTGATGCAAATTTTATCGCCGCCTTAAAGAATACTTTCCTCTACGCCTTTTGGTCGTTACTTATCGGTTTTTTACTTCCGATTTTTCTTGGTTTACTGTTAAGCGAAGTAACGAGATTTAAAGGTTTCTTCCGCGTAACTTTATACTTACCAAGCATTATTTCGGGAATAGCTGTAGTTATTCTTTGGACTTTTCTTCTCGATCCCGCTGCCGGGGCACCGCTAAATGCTTTAATTAAGGCATTTGGGGGAAAGCCGTTGCTTTTTCTGGATGATCCTAAAATGACTATTCCGTTAATTGTCATAACAATGACCTGGCGCGGAGCAGGAAGCAGCGCATTGATTTACCTTAGCACGATGCAGACGATCGGAACGGACCTATATGAGGCCGCTCGTTTGGAGGGCGCGGGGATGTTTCAACGCATCCGCTATGTAACATTGCCGCACTTGAAACCTTTGATTAGTACGATGTTCATCATGCAGATGATCTCCGTTTTGCAGGTGTTCTATGAGCCATTAGTGATGACGGACGGCGGTGGGCCGGGAAATTCTTCGCTTTCTTTGATGCTGCTTAGTTACCTATATGCTTTCCGTGATAATGCTCCGGCGAAAGCGGCAGCGGTAGGAGTCATTCTCTCCTTTATTATTATTGTTTTGACGGTTGTTTATTTTATGGTTACTAACCGTCAGGCGAAAGGAGAAAACAAATGA
- a CDS encoding carbohydrate ABC transporter permease: MKLPFFKTASKEERAAKKLRNKKAGILTWIDYRYPWAHAVYTFIIVVLVFFALLAVAPVLWLFISSFKNPAELYQVPYVFWPKDFNFNKIIEVWNYINFGTYFLNSTIVALGAVICAIVFNGFLAYVLEIVRPWGHKVIFGLILLSYMIPTATNIVPLFKQIAALNLIDSYIPLWFVFGANTFYLVMFKSYFASIPKPLFEAARMDGANDIQIFTHILVPLARPIIGVVAIFAFTASWSDFLLPYLTLQKESMQTIMVKIYSIQSTMATSSDFGPDKLLMLLVISIIPQIIIFALFQKQITGTNTNSGIKE, translated from the coding sequence ATGAAATTACCCTTTTTTAAAACGGCGTCAAAAGAAGAGCGCGCGGCAAAAAAATTACGCAATAAAAAGGCCGGTATTCTTACTTGGATTGACTATCGTTATCCTTGGGCACATGCGGTTTACACTTTTATTATCGTGGTTTTGGTTTTCTTTGCCTTATTGGCGGTTGCGCCGGTTCTTTGGCTATTCATCTCAAGTTTCAAAAATCCGGCCGAATTATATCAAGTTCCGTATGTGTTTTGGCCTAAAGATTTTAATTTCAACAAGATCATAGAGGTGTGGAATTACATTAACTTCGGCACTTACTTTTTAAATTCTACCATCGTTGCTTTGGGGGCGGTTATTTGCGCAATAGTCTTCAACGGCTTTCTTGCCTATGTTTTAGAAATTGTTCGCCCTTGGGGACACAAGGTGATATTCGGCTTAATTCTTCTTTCATATATGATTCCCACCGCGACCAACATCGTTCCGTTATTTAAACAGATCGCGGCATTAAACCTCATTGACAGTTACATCCCGCTTTGGTTTGTCTTTGGAGCTAACACCTTCTACCTGGTTATGTTCAAAAGCTATTTTGCTTCAATTCCCAAGCCTTTATTTGAAGCTGCGCGAATGGATGGGGCAAATGACATTCAAATCTTTACCCATATTCTTGTTCCTTTAGCGCGCCCGATTATTGGTGTCGTTGCGATTTTCGCTTTTACTGCAAGTTGGAGTGATTTCTTACTTCCGTATTTGACTTTGCAAAAAGAAAGTATGCAGACAATTATGGTCAAGATATATTCAATTCAATCAACGATGGCCACCAGTTCTGATTTTGGGCCAGATAAACTGTTGATGTTATTAGTTATTTCCATCATTCCCCAAATAATTATATTTGCTCTTTTTCAAAAGCAAATTACGGGAACAAACACCAATTCGGGAATTAAGGAGTAA
- a CDS encoding extracellular solute-binding protein has product MKKNKFLWLITGVFTMSLLSGCGSSGKIVVTIGMWPESQQLKDIAMFNIWKERFETDHPEYEIVGEPYTYSVETVHAKAQANKLPTVFQTWFTEPSMLVSNRYIKDVTADLKELGWYDKMDPEMRANLTFDDKIYGVPRDGYGLGLFLNLGLLRDYGILSDNNDDGKVDIYDEEGNPLYPTTFEDIYNVSSTIAELSEGQTQGMLILTSNKNGGWQFSNIAWNFGAELEKEVDGKWVGTLNDPKAVEALEWIQSMKAEDLLPPNTTISYSDWYTKITSQVAMAFVGSDVISLAVTNGGMNKDDIAFVPMPEGPYGDRYSLFGGTPYVFSSSSSDEATKGAIMFLEYMGRSPETSSASRKAMREGNNVAYEKGNPIIPTIKPWINDDYLEVASALEEEFVNVDMTYFHEFFDTVKTLRHSEVPYYAQEMYTLLDTAIQAIFVDPYTTSASAQLTTANSTFNKQYMSKLS; this is encoded by the coding sequence ATGAAAAAAAATAAGTTTCTTTGGCTTATAACTGGTGTTTTTACGATGTCACTGCTTAGTGGTTGCGGATCAAGCGGCAAGATTGTCGTTACGATTGGTATGTGGCCAGAAAGTCAACAACTAAAAGATATCGCAATGTTTAATATTTGGAAAGAACGGTTTGAAACAGATCATCCAGAATATGAAATTGTTGGCGAGCCTTATACTTATTCGGTTGAAACTGTCCACGCCAAAGCCCAGGCCAACAAACTCCCAACCGTTTTTCAAACATGGTTTACCGAGCCTTCGATGCTGGTCAGCAATCGCTATATAAAAGATGTCACTGCCGATTTAAAAGAACTCGGCTGGTATGACAAGATGGACCCGGAAATGCGCGCCAATTTAACTTTTGATGATAAAATCTATGGCGTTCCTCGGGATGGATACGGACTGGGATTGTTTTTAAATCTTGGCCTTTTGCGTGATTATGGAATTCTTTCCGACAACAACGACGATGGCAAGGTCGATATCTATGATGAGGAAGGCAATCCATTATATCCAACGACATTCGAAGATATATATAATGTCTCATCCACGATAGCCGAACTTTCAGAAGGCCAAACTCAGGGGATGCTGATATTAACTTCCAATAAAAACGGCGGCTGGCAATTTTCTAATATTGCCTGGAATTTTGGTGCCGAATTGGAAAAGGAAGTTGATGGTAAATGGGTGGGAACCCTTAATGATCCCAAAGCAGTTGAGGCTTTAGAGTGGATTCAGAGTATGAAAGCGGAAGATTTATTACCGCCTAACACGACGATTTCTTATAGTGACTGGTACACAAAAATCACCTCTCAAGTGGCTATGGCTTTTGTTGGAAGCGATGTTATCTCTTTGGCTGTTACTAATGGCGGAATGAATAAAGACGATATTGCTTTTGTTCCGATGCCGGAAGGACCATACGGGGATCGTTACTCTTTGTTTGGCGGGACTCCATATGTGTTTTCCTCCTCAAGCAGCGATGAAGCCACAAAAGGTGCGATCATGTTTTTAGAATATATGGGAAGATCACCGGAGACGAGTTCGGCTTCGCGTAAAGCAATGCGCGAAGGCAACAACGTGGCTTATGAAAAGGGCAATCCCATCATTCCGACGATTAAACCTTGGATAAATGACGATTATCTAGAAGTCGCTTCTGCCTTGGAAGAGGAATTTGTAAATGTCGATATGACATACTTTCATGAGTTTTTTGATACAGTCAAAACACTTCGTCATTCGGAAGTTCCCTACTATGCTCAAGAGATGTACACCCTATTAGATACCGCTATACAGGCGATCTTTGTCGACCCATATACGACTTCAGCTTCGGCTCAACTGACGACCGCCAATTCAACATTCAATAAGCAATACATGTCAAAATTATCCTAA